One window of Helicobacter sp. MIT 99-5507 genomic DNA carries:
- a CDS encoding diguanylate cyclase domain-containing protein, with translation MIRLEKNDSKETESIDLDENLHNDLENIDDLNIDTNTNTSIDSPQASLDSLSNEVLSALSSQNIPPLPANYQAFFEQILGKYDLDFQKKIYDLIETDTKNDDRNIDFEKNIYIAFAKTKDLLKCTSSIYKSFILMNDIYEQLIKADKTNVDSQMLDKLRQNKDYIDKQVITLKSLYEQCSHALENINTNTMYDSKFDVYNKRYFIKLVQEESIAVNKFNHNSTILMMALPYSITQYLNNEQMALVVMKTVAKLLLKTSRRSDMIGYIGNGIFGMLLKHSNVVSSKRASDRLIELLQNTNIFLGSNELSLNLNIGISKIKPNRSAQDSLNYAILALRLAQQNKVKYVVYKEDDND, from the coding sequence TTGATAAGATTAGAAAAAAACGATTCTAAAGAAACAGAATCTATAGATTTAGATGAGAATCTTCATAACGATTTAGAAAATATTGATGACTTAAATATTGATACAAATACCAACACATCTATCGATTCTCCGCAAGCTAGTTTAGATTCTCTTTCAAATGAAGTGTTGAGTGCTTTAAGTAGCCAAAATATTCCGCCTCTTCCTGCTAATTATCAAGCGTTTTTTGAACAAATATTGGGTAAATATGATTTAGATTTTCAAAAAAAAATTTATGATTTAATTGAAACTGATACAAAAAATGATGATAGGAATATAGATTTTGAAAAAAATATTTATATAGCATTTGCTAAAACAAAAGATTTGCTTAAATGCACTTCCTCAATCTATAAAAGTTTTATTTTGATGAATGATATTTATGAACAGCTAATAAAAGCAGATAAAACAAATGTAGATTCTCAAATGCTAGATAAACTAAGGCAAAATAAAGATTACATAGATAAACAAGTTATTACTTTAAAATCACTTTATGAACAATGCTCCCACGCACTAGAAAATATAAATACAAATACTATGTATGATTCAAAATTTGATGTTTATAATAAACGATATTTTATAAAATTAGTGCAAGAAGAATCTATTGCAGTAAATAAATTTAATCACAATTCTACGATACTTATGATGGCATTGCCTTATAGTATTACACAATATTTAAACAACGAACAAATGGCGCTTGTGGTTATGAAAACGGTTGCAAAACTCTTGCTAAAAACATCAAGAAGAAGTGATATGATAGGCTATATTGGCAATGGAATCTTTGGTATGTTGCTTAAGCATTCTAATGTTGTTAGTTCAAAAAGAGCAAGTGATAGATTGATTGAATTATTGCAAAATACAAATATATTTCTTGGTAGCAATGAATTAAGCCTAAATCTAAATATAGGCATATCAAAGATTAAGCCAAATAGAAGTGCCCAAGATTCTTTAAATTATGCGATTTTAGCATTAAGACTTGCGCAGCAAAATAAAGTTAAATATGTAGTTTATAAAGAGGATGACAATGATTGA
- the def gene encoding peptide deformylase gives MIEEIVIYPDSRLREISKEVVEFGSALSQTLDNMYETMMDKNGIGLAGVQIGKMDRILIVNIPRDDKIQYKEDLIEVINPKILESSGEILFQEGCLSIPNFYEYVKRYSYIKLQYQDRDGKVKELEANDYLAVALQHEIDHLNGILFIDKLSILKRKKFEKEYKKQKVL, from the coding sequence ATGATTGAAGAAATTGTAATTTATCCAGATAGCAGGCTAAGAGAAATTTCAAAAGAAGTCGTTGAGTTTGGTAGTGCTCTAAGTCAAACATTGGATAATATGTATGAAACAATGATGGATAAAAATGGTATTGGTTTAGCAGGTGTCCAAATAGGGAAAATGGATAGAATCTTAATTGTTAATATTCCAAGAGATGACAAGATTCAATATAAAGAAGATTTAATAGAAGTGATAAATCCAAAGATTTTAGAATCTAGCGGAGAGATTTTATTTCAAGAAGGCTGTCTTAGTATTCCAAATTTTTATGAATATGTAAAAAGATATAGTTATATAAAACTTCAATATCAAGATAGAGATGGCAAGGTAAAAGAGCTTGAGGCAAATGATTATTTAGCAGTTGCCCTGCAACATGAAATAGATCATTTAAATGGTATTTTATTTATTGATAAATTATCGATTTTAAAACGTAAAAAATTTGAAAAAGAATATAAAAAACAAAAAGTTTTATAG
- the clpP gene encoding ATP-dependent Clp endopeptidase proteolytic subunit ClpP produces MNYIPYVIEKTSRGERSYDIYSRLLKDRVVILSGEIDDNIASSIVAQLLFLEAEDPQKDIYIYINSPGGAVTSGFSIYDTMNYIKPDISTICIGQAASMGAFLLSSGTKGKRYALPNARIMIHQPLGGAKGQASDIEIQAKEILYIKKSLNEIMAKNTNQSIKKISNDTDRDFFMSAKEAKEYGIIDNILDKSLK; encoded by the coding sequence ATGAATTATATTCCTTATGTTATTGAAAAGACAAGTCGTGGCGAGCGAAGCTATGATATTTACTCACGATTATTAAAAGATAGAGTTGTGATTTTAAGTGGTGAAATCGATGATAATATCGCTTCATCAATAGTAGCACAACTTTTATTTTTGGAAGCAGAAGATCCACAAAAAGATATTTATATTTATATAAATTCTCCTGGTGGTGCTGTTACAAGTGGTTTTAGTATTTATGATACGATGAATTATATAAAGCCAGATATTTCTACTATTTGTATAGGTCAAGCCGCATCTATGGGAGCTTTTTTGCTTAGTAGCGGGACAAAAGGCAAGAGATATGCTCTACCTAATGCAAGAATAATGATACACCAGCCATTAGGTGGAGCAAAAGGGCAGGCAAGTGATATTGAGATTCAAGCAAAAGAAATTTTATATATAAAGAAAAGTCTAAATGAAATAATGGCAAAAAATACAAATCAAAGTATCAAAAAGATCTCTAATGATACAGATAGAGATTTTTTTATGAGTGCCAAAGAGGCTAAAGAATATGGGATTATTGATAATATATTGGATAAGAGTCTAAAATAA
- the tig gene encoding trigger factor, whose protein sequence is MSVKLINNANILLNATIDNEAISQKKKKIAQDISKNIKIDGFRKGKVPLSIVENRFKDRIIQDSQNEALNDLVRESLKELNIQLDRIIGNPMITKFQNNDNGIEVEAKIGIFPDIDLKDYEKLIPVVELQEVSNKDIDSRIEELAKSSGDLVEITKESLESSDIANINFEGFLGNEPFTGGKGENYDLEIGSKSFIEGFEDQLIGMKKGDIKDINVRFPENYNATHLAGKEARFNVKLNAIKERQASKIDDEFAKKMIPNNKDATLETLRENIKTQLENENKNKALNDLKPKLIENLIDGFTFDLPDNIVEQEMDVIFRNSLQNIDTEELQALQNDKDKAKDKRESFRNEAQKSVKLTFIIDKFAKRDKVAVSDNELYQVLYYEAMMMGTNPKEVLEHYEKNNMIPALKMTILENKILNNLLESTIKKD, encoded by the coding sequence ATGAGTGTAAAACTAATAAATAATGCAAATATTTTGTTAAATGCCACGATTGACAATGAAGCAATTAGCCAAAAAAAGAAAAAAATAGCCCAAGATATAAGTAAAAATATAAAAATAGATGGTTTTAGAAAAGGTAAAGTTCCTTTAAGTATTGTTGAAAATAGATTTAAAGATAGGATTATTCAAGATAGTCAAAATGAAGCACTAAATGATTTAGTTAGAGAATCTCTAAAAGAGCTAAACATTCAATTAGATAGAATTATTGGCAATCCTATGATAACGAAATTTCAAAACAATGATAATGGTATAGAAGTAGAAGCAAAGATTGGAATCTTTCCAGATATTGATTTGAAAGATTATGAAAAATTAATCCCTGTTGTTGAATTGCAAGAAGTAAGCAATAAAGATATAGATTCCAGGATTGAAGAATTAGCAAAATCTAGTGGCGATTTAGTAGAGATTACAAAAGAGAGTTTAGAATCTAGTGATATTGCAAATATAAATTTTGAGGGATTTTTAGGCAATGAGCCATTTACAGGCGGAAAAGGTGAAAACTATGATTTAGAGATTGGCTCAAAAAGTTTTATTGAAGGATTTGAAGATCAATTAATTGGCATGAAAAAAGGTGATATAAAAGATATAAATGTCAGATTCCCAGAGAATTACAATGCCACTCATCTAGCAGGCAAAGAAGCAAGATTTAATGTGAAATTAAATGCTATAAAAGAGCGACAAGCAAGCAAGATTGATGATGAATTTGCAAAGAAAATGATACCAAACAATAAAGATGCTACTTTAGAAACTTTAAGAGAAAATATCAAAACTCAATTAGAAAATGAAAATAAAAATAAGGCTTTAAATGATTTAAAGCCAAAATTGATAGAGAATCTAATAGATGGTTTTACTTTTGATTTGCCAGATAATATTGTTGAGCAAGAAATGGATGTGATTTTTAGAAATAGTTTGCAAAATATTGATACAGAAGAACTACAAGCCTTGCAAAATGATAAAGATAAAGCAAAAGACAAGCGAGAATCTTTTAGGAATGAGGCACAAAAAAGTGTTAAATTAACATTTATTATTGATAAATTTGCAAAGAGAGATAAAGTAGCAGTTAGTGATAATGAACTTTATCAAGTGCTTTATTATGAAGCTATGATGATGGGTACTAATCCAAAAGAAGTATTAGAACATTATGAAAAAAACAATATGATACCAGCGCTAAAAATGACGATTTTAGAAAATAAGATTCTAAATAATCTATTAGAATCTACAATCAAAAAAGATTGA